The DNA sequence ATTCCCTATAGTTATCTCTACCCTGTACGCTACTTTTGAAAGAATGTTGACCGTCACGTTTGCCTCTCCTCTCATGAGATAGCGACTGCCAAGCCTGATGGTTATATTGTTTCCCGAATATACTTCACTCTGGTTACTGAAGAATATCAGTATCTCACTGGAGTTGATTTCTGAACCTGCAGTGTAGTTATTGCTAAACCATAGCTGCGGTGACTTGATTTTTGGTATCTGCAGTGCCAGGCTGGATGAGGTTCCGGCCAGGACGTAAGCCGAACCGTTGAAGGTCACTGGATCCTGCCCCGGATAGACTACTGATGTACTTCCATTCTCCAGTTCCTCGTATATACCGTCTACAAGCGTGAAATAGTTATGACCAGCGAGGGTGTTGTTCATAACCGTCGTAACTCCCCCGCCAGATACGGTCGAACTGGAAATTCCCAATGTTCCATCAAACCTGGAAAATCTAACACTGGACAGCACCGTCTTATGCAGCGTAACCGGTGAAATTTCCTCAATGATTCCAGTTCCTGTACTCAGGTTTACGCCATCAATTATCACAGAACCGTTTTCTTGATATATCCCTGCCAGGTGATAGCTTGTTGCGGCATTCCATGCCGAAATGCTCCCCTGGACCTCTCCGCTTGAAGTATTGATGATAATAATGCCACCGCTGCTATTGTATGCTGCCAGGCGGTTGTTACCGAGCCTGAGCATGCCTTCAGCGTCCTGAAATCCACCGGTTGTGATATTCCCCTGTGCCCCGGTCGATGCGTTCAGAGAAAATATGGTCGATACCGGACCGTATGACATCAGAAAATACAGGGTATTTTCCTGCGCGGATATACCCCGAGGTATCATGGACGCATTGACGCCATCCAGCGCTGTATTTGAGAAACTCATATTTTCATAGTTATACCTGACAACCGTATTGTTCCATGCAACATAATAGGCTGAATTGGTCCCTGGAACAAGGACTGCCTGATCGCCCGGGCCATATGGTCTAAGGTTGTGTGGAATGCCGGAGCTCGAGCTTCCCACCTCGGTACCGTTCGAGACTGTTTTGAAAATACCGTTTGGTGCCGTAACATCCGTTATGTTGTAAATGTTCATCTCTGATTTGGTCCCGCCGGCCATTATTGATAGATTGTTCGCAAACGGGATGTCCGTTGGCACACTAATCGGCAGAACCAGCTGGCTGGTGCTGTTTTTTGAGAGCTCCATGTAAAAAATATTACCGTAGGCGGCCGAGAAGTATAGCTTCAGATCGTAGTACATTCCAGTTTCCGGCTCGTAAGAAAGCCTGTACCTGTTTCCCATGGCAGTTACAGTTGTAGTGTTGTATCCTGAACTTATTGAAACACAGCCTGTCTCCGTATTGCCGAAATAGACAGAAAAGTTTGCCAGAGTATCTCCTGCACCCACACTATTGTTCCAGCTAAATCCAATCTGGATCATGGCATACATGGAAGTATTGAAGGACATCTTCATGTAGGCTGCAGCAAAAGGGCCATAAGTTTTCACCATGATGCTATTGCCATACTGCCCATCTTCCATTGAGAAGTTATAGTCAGTTCCTTCACCAGCCGTTGAGAACCGGATCCATGATTCATTGGATGGAAAAGCCCCATAATTTTGCCCTGAGAAACTGTAATAGCGTGATAAGGAGGCATCATAATGAACCGGAGAAGCGCTTGACACTATGCCCACGTTCGGCATTAGTGGTATTAGTAGTATTAATGTAAAACATACAATTAATTTAATTGATGCCACTTTTCCCATATTTATATGAAATTTAAAAGGTTTTCATGGAACTTTTCCAGAAATGGGTTGCTGCGAGTAAAAATGCGTGTAAAAACAAGCTCTTTATACCTCTCTCTAATCATGACATGATCATGATAAACGTAGCTGTGAACGGTTATGGAACCATAGGAAGGAGAGTGGCGAACGCAGTCCTTACACAAAAAGACATGAAGGTGACCGGAATCGTGAAGACAACTCCGGATTATGTGGCCAGGATGGCCGTCAAGAAGTTCAGTATATTTGTACCTGATGAGGCGTCTGCAAAAAAATTTCGCGACGCCGGGATAGAGACCGCTGGCTTACTCAAAGACTTACTGTTGTCAAGCGACCTAGTCGTGGATGCCACCCCTGAAGGAATTGGGGAGAAAAACAAGCAGCTATACAATGGAAAGATAAACGCAATATTCCAGGGCGGGGAGTCAAGCGCTGTCGCAGATGCAAGCTTCAATGCTTATTCCAGTTACGGAGAATGCACAGGTAAAAAATATGTCAGGGTCGTCTCCTGCAACACAACGGGACTCGCCAGGAGCCTGTATCCAATCCATTCAGCGTTCGGCATACAGCACGTCAATGCCACCCTCATAAGGAGGGCCACTGACCCCAATGACAGCAAAAAAGGACCGATAAATGCAATAGAACCCAGCCTGAAATTCCCGTCCCACCATGCTCCTGACCTGAGAACCGTGATCAGGGATATTGACATAGATACTGTAGCTGTGAAAGTTCCCACTACTCTTATGCACGTTCACGTTATTGATGCCCGGCTGAAAAAAAGTGCAACGAGAGATGAGGTGCTCAGTACCTGGGGAAAGTACAGGCGTGTAAGGCTGATTTCCGGGAAGGATGGGATCACCTCGACCGCACAGGTTATGGACCTATCAAGGGAGGGGAACAGGGACCGATCCGATCTTTACGAAATAGTTATTTGGTCGGACAGTGTTAGCGTAAAAGGAGACCGGTTAAATTACATTCAGGCAGTCCATCAGGAAAGTATAGTAGTGCCGGAAAACGTGGATGCCATAAGGGCTTCTATGGGCTCTGCGAGCCAGCAGGAATCTATAGATATGACAGACAAGGGTCTGGGAATAAACAATGAGGTGTTTTACTAATGGCAGATAATGAAAAAGAGACTAAGAAGATAACCATAGAGGATCTTCCCGGGGTCGGAGAAGCGACTGCCGAGAAGTTGAGAGAAAACGGATACGACGACATAATGACCCTGGCTGTTGCATCACCAAAAGACCTGTCAGAGGTAAGCGGCATAGCGGAAGGAGCGGCTATAAAGATAATAAATGCTGCAAGAAAGGCTGCCGATGTTGGTAATTTTGAGACAGGAGAAGAGATCCTTGCACGGAGGAAGGAAGTCAGGAAACTTACCACAGGGAGCAAGAACCTTGATGACCTCCTGGGCGGTGGACTTGAAACCCAGTCAATCACGGAATTCTTCGGCGAGTTTGGATCTGGGAAAACCCAGATAATGCACCAGCTGGCAGTCAATGTGACCATGCCGTTCGAAAGAGGCGGACTGGAAGCGGAGACCATGATAATCGATACGGAGAATACGTTCAGGCCGGAGAGGATAGTCCAGATGGCAAAGGCAAAAGGCCTTGATCCTGATGAGACCCTCAAGCGTATACACGTTGCAAGAGCATACAACTCACATCACCAGATACTGCTGGCAGAGAAAGCTGCTGATCTCGCAAAGGAATTTAACATAAAACTTGTTGTTGTGGATTCACTCACATCACATTTCAGGTCTGAATACATGGGGAGGGGTTCACTTGCCGAGAGGCAGCAGTTACTCAACAGGCACATGCATGACCTGCTGAAATTCTCTACAATTTACAATGCAATAATAGCCGTAACAAACCAGGTATCGGCCAGGCCCGACGTATTTTTTGGAGATCCAACCACCCCAATAGGCGGGAATATCGTCGGACATACGGCAACTTTCAGGATTTACCTGAGAAAAAGCAAGGCCGGAAAGAGAATAGCCAGGCTTATAGATTCCCCCTACCTTCCCGAGGGTGAAACGGTCATACAACTTTCTGAGGATGGAATCAGCGACGGAACCTGATTCTCATTATGAATTTTTGAGGACAATATTTTTATAGCGAATCCAGTGACTTTATCTATGTGGGATCAGATAAGCGGAAAATTTATCCGGAATCCGTCTCAGCAGAAAGTTGTAAAAAAAATGATCTCCATAGGGCTCAATGTGGAGATGGACATGGAAAGGAAGCTCCGGATTTACTGTGACGGGATAGAGATAAAACCAAATTCAATTGCTGAAGCTATTAATGTTGACAGGAGAGTTGTTGTTGAAACCCTCAGAAAAATAGCGGAGGACCCGGGACTTCTTGAATTTTTCCAGAACCTGAGACCTGTGTGCAACCTTGGTGTGGCAAGTTCCAAGGTTGGCATGGGCGTGATAGAAATCCTTCCTGATTCAGCAAACCAGTCTGGAATAATTGCCGGAGTGGCTGACATAATAGCAAGGGAGAGGATAAGCATCCGCCAGGTAATTGGCGATGATCCGGACCTGGTTGAAGACCCCAAGGCTATAATTGTGACGGATGTCCCCGTGCCGTCGAACATGCTCAGCAAAATAAAGGCAGTGCCCGGCGTAAAAGCAGTAGTGATTCTCTGATAATCAGATAAACCTGGCAAGGTCATTGCCGTATACAACAGACATTACCTGTCCGATCTTTACCCTGACTCCTTCCCTGGAGTCGGATATGCAGTTTACGTGCCCCATCTTCCTCTTCCTCCTAATCTCACTTTTGCCGTACCAGTATATCTGGGTGCCACCCAACTTGAGTATGCTTAACTTCCGGACGTTATTGAGATCTGTACCGATTATGTTCACTATTCCACTTGGCCTCAGGAGTTCCGGAGTTCCCACCGGAAGGCCTTCAATGGCCCTAATATGCTGCTCAAATTGCGATATGGATGATCCCATAAGGGTATGGTGTCCCGTATTATGGACCCGCGGCGCAAATTCATTGATGACAGGCTTATCGTTTACGATAAAAAATTCAATGCCCATAACTCCAACGTAGCCTAGGGACTGAACAAGCCTCCTTGAAATCTCAAACATACCGCTGTCGTCTGACGGGGCGAGGTTATTGATCAGGATACCGTTGAGGTTCAGGTTGTAGGAAGGAGCGTGGGCAGAAATCTCACCCCTCGTTGACCGTGATATAATCATGGACGCTTCATACTCGTAATCGATAAATTCCTCGACCACGTACTTCTGATCGGGCATGCCCTCCGGAACAGGATCGCCCTCCTTCAGGAAATACTGACCCTTGCCGTCATACCCTCCAGCAGCCGTCTTGATCACACACCTTCCAAAATCCTTTCTGATCCTGGCAACGTCCTCAACCGTCTCTGCTATCTCAAACCTGGGAACCGGAAAATTATTTGACCTCAGGAACTCCTTCTCCAGGCTCCTGTCCCTCTTGAGCTTTATGGGCTCAATTCCCGGCCTGAGTTTTCCCATGGAATCAGCATATTCAAGGGCTTCTCCATTTACGTGCTCAAATTCATATGTCACAATGTCGCATTCGTCTACGAACCTGGCATAGTCTTCGTAAGGAAAATGCCTGTCGGCTATTCTGGATGCCGGGTCATACCTGGTGCCTCCCAGGACATAATATTCATCGCCGAGTTTTTTTCCCTCCAGGATCGTCATCCAGCCCAGCTGCCCTGATCCGATGATTCCGATCCTGGTCAAACCGATTCACCGAGTACTCTCTTCTGTTCTGATTCCATGTAATCCTGCATTTTCTTTGCAATTTCAGGATATTTTATGGACAGTATGCGGGCAGCCAGCAATGCGGCGTTCTTTGAATTGCCGATTGCAACGGTGGCTACAGGTATCCCTGACGGCATCTGCACTATTGACAGCAGTGAATCCATTCCGTTAAGATTCCTGGTCGGTATGGGTACGCCTATGACGGGCAGGTGTGTGACTGACGCAGTCATTCCCGGGAGATGCGCTGCCCCTCCGGCTCCTGCAATAATAACCTCGATTCCCCTACCGGCAGCGCCGGACGAGAACTCTATCATGAACCTGGGTGTCCTGTGTGCGGAAACTATCTTTACTTCAGTTTCTATACCGAACTCTTCCAGGGTCGTAATTGCGTCTTTCATGAAGTCGTAGTCGTTCCTGCTACCCATTATGACGGCAACCTTTTTCATGAATGCCAGATGCAGAGAGAGAATTTATTAATTTATGTCAGGCAAATTTTGATACCGATGAATTATCTCTTATTGCTGGATAATTCATCTATATACCGTAGAAGTTCATCCTCGCTACCGATGACCATGGACGCGGCTTTCCGGATCCTGTTCATTACTGCCATCCCGATGCCCTGATCATTGACTGCGTGTATGCAGCCCGCTAGAGATGATTTCCCTTCCAGTATCCTGAAAGCCTTGAACAGGTTCGAGGCTGGTTCGTACGGATTCCTGCCGTCACCGAGGGAAATGTTGTCTCCAGCCAGGCCATCCAGCATCTGGGAAGTCCCTATCAGCGTTAGCACGCCGGTTATCTGGGGGATCTTCCTGAAGAGATCTTCATCGGTTATGAGAATCAGAGGCTTGTCAGGAGAATAGTGTGTATATTTCATGCCCGGTGCCAGGGGCGCGAAATCAGCATTTCCCTCCAGAGAGCGCTGATCAGATACAATCTTACCCAGGAATGGTTCGAGATCGGCGGGCGAATATACTCCAGGCCTGAGCATTACATATGGCTTCCTTGTAACATCCACTATTGTGGATTCGATTCCGAAGTAAGTCCTTCCCGCATCCAGTATCATGTCTACCAGGCCGCTTAGCTCCTTGATTGCATCAGATGAGTCGACTATACTGGGTCTTGTCGCGATATTTGCACTTGGAGCTGCGATTGGCTTTCCGCTTTTCTCTATGATTGCAAGTGCCAGTGGGTTTGCAGGCATCCTTACCGCCACGGTGGGAAGGCCGGCGGTCACAATATCCGGAACGATATTGCTGCGCTCCAGGAGAAGGGTGACGGGACCCGGCCATATGCGATTTGCAGCATCCATGACCTCCTCCGGCACATTCCTGCAGATATCGTCCAGCTGGGCAATTGAACATATATGCACGATCAGCGGGTTATCAGCCGGTCTCCTCTTGGCTGAAAAGATTTTCAGGCATGCCTCTGCGGAAAGAGCGTCGGCTCCTAGCCCGTAGACAGTCTCTGTTGGAAAAACAACCGTACCTCCTTCCCTTATAACTTTGGCTGCAGCCTCAACCACCCCCGGCTCCGGCTTGTTCTGATTGACTTTCAGTATTCTAGCAGGCACATGGCGTTATACCGCACTGATATTGAGTTT is a window from the Thermoplasmatales archaeon genome containing:
- the gap gene encoding Glyceraldehyde-3-phosphate dehydrogenase translates to MELFQKWVAASKNACKNKLFIPLSNHDMIMINVAVNGYGTIGRRVANAVLTQKDMKVTGIVKTTPDYVARMAVKKFSIFVPDEASAKKFRDAGIETAGLLKDLLLSSDLVVDATPEGIGEKNKQLYNGKINAIFQGGESSAVADASFNAYSSYGECTGKKYVRVVSCNTTGLARSLYPIHSAFGIQHVNATLIRRATDPNDSKKGPINAIEPSLKFPSHHAPDLRTVIRDIDIDTVAVKVPTTLMHVHVIDARLKKSATRDEVLSTWGKYRRVRLISGKDGITSTAQVMDLSREGNRDRSDLYEIVIWSDSVSVKGDRLNYIQAVHQESIVVPENVDAIRASMGSASQQESIDMTDKGLGINNEVFY
- the purT gene encoding Phosphoribosylglycinamide formyltransferase 2; amino-acid sequence: MTRIGIIGSGQLGWMTILEGKKLGDEYYVLGGTRYDPASRIADRHFPYEDYARFVDECDIVTYEFEHVNGEALEYADSMGKLRPGIEPIKLKRDRSLEKEFLRSNNFPVPRFEIAETVEDVARIRKDFGRCVIKTAAGGYDGKGQYFLKEGDPVPEGMPDQKYVVEEFIDYEYEASMIISRSTRGEISAHAPSYNLNLNGILINNLAPSDDSGMFEISRRLVQSLGYVGVMGIEFFIVNDKPVINEFAPRVHNTGHHTLMGSSISQFEQHIRAIEGLPVGTPELLRPSGIVNIIGTDLNNVRKLSILKLGGTQIYWYGKSEIRRKRKMGHVNCISDSREGVRVKIGQVMSVVYGNDLARFI
- a CDS encoding tRNA(ANN) t(6)A37 threonylcarbamoyladenosine modification protein — its product is MPARILKVNQNKPEPGVVEAAAKVIREGGTVVFPTETVYGLGADALSAEACLKIFSAKRRPADNPLIVHICSIAQLDDICRNVPEEVMDAANRIWPGPVTLLLERSNIVPDIVTAGLPTVAVRMPANPLALAIIEKSGKPIAAPSANIATRPSIVDSSDAIKELSGLVDMILDAGRTYFGIESTIVDVTRKPYVMLRPGVYSPADLEPFLGKIVSDQRSLEGNADFAPLAPGMKYTHYSPDKPLILITDEDLFRKIPQITGVLTLIGTSQMLDGLAGDNISLGDGRNPYEPASNLFKAFRILEGKSSLAGCIHAVNDQGIGMAVMNRIRKAASMVIGSEDELLRYIDELSSNKR
- the purE gene encoding N5-carboxyaminoimidazole ribonucleotide mutase; the protein is MKKVAVIMGSRNDYDFMKDAITTLEEFGIETEVKIVSAHRTPRFMIEFSSGAAGRGIEVIIAGAGGAAHLPGMTASVTHLPVIGVPIPTRNLNGMDSLLSIVQMPSGIPVATVAIGNSKNAALLAARILSIKYPEIAKKMQDYMESEQKRVLGESV
- the radA_1 gene encoding DNA repair and recombination protein RadA — its product is MADNEKETKKITIEDLPGVGEATAEKLRENGYDDIMTLAVASPKDLSEVSGIAEGAAIKIINAARKAADVGNFETGEEILARRKEVRKLTTGSKNLDDLLGGGLETQSITEFFGEFGSGKTQIMHQLAVNVTMPFERGGLEAETMIIDTENTFRPERIVQMAKAKGLDPDETLKRIHVARAYNSHHQILLAEKAADLAKEFNIKLVVVDSLTSHFRSEYMGRGSLAERQQLLNRHMHDLLKFSTIYNAIIAVTNQVSARPDVFFGDPTTPIGGNIVGHTATFRIYLRKSKAGKRIARLIDSPYLPEGETVIQLSEDGISDGT